From Candidatus Aminicenantes bacterium, the proteins below share one genomic window:
- a CDS encoding Fic family protein, which translates to MKISEKLRLIQKISGLTQEKISKQLDVSFATLNSWINEKSLPRKKKQEAINELYSQYAGIKVIPDTLLQAKKEVIAMKSQNHPGIVKEILVNPDIHKQFVLSLTYNTNRIEGSTLTEDETAGILFENVSPPHRSLTEQLEAKNHQSALRYLFTWALAKNKLNEGLVLKLHAILMNSIREDAGAYRNHGVRILGANIPTANYLKVPVLLKELIKNINAPGKDIIAHVSEIHGRFEQIHPFSDGNGRIGRLLMQVMLLRENFPPALILQEKKPFYIKYLNKFQMTGNSSLLQDFISDAVMSGFDVLERKK; encoded by the coding sequence AATTTCCGGACTGACCCAGGAAAAAATCTCCAAACAACTGGACGTGTCTTTTGCCACCCTGAATAGCTGGATTAATGAAAAATCCCTGCCGCGAAAAAAGAAGCAGGAAGCCATAAATGAATTGTATTCCCAATATGCCGGAATAAAGGTTATTCCGGATACGTTACTTCAAGCCAAAAAAGAAGTCATCGCCATGAAAAGTCAAAATCATCCTGGGATTGTGAAAGAAATTTTAGTCAACCCTGACATTCACAAGCAATTTGTTTTATCCTTAACTTACAACACCAATCGGATTGAAGGCAGCACCTTGACCGAAGATGAAACGGCTGGAATACTTTTCGAAAATGTTTCCCCGCCGCATCGAAGCTTAACTGAACAATTGGAGGCCAAAAATCATCAGTCTGCGTTGCGATATTTATTCACTTGGGCCCTTGCAAAAAATAAATTAAACGAAGGATTGGTTTTAAAATTACATGCCATTTTAATGAATAGTATTCGCGAGGATGCCGGCGCCTACCGTAATCACGGAGTAAGAATTTTGGGCGCCAACATTCCAACCGCGAATTATTTGAAAGTTCCCGTATTGTTGAAAGAATTAATAAAAAATATCAATGCTCCCGGCAAAGACATCATCGCCCATGTTTCTGAAATTCATGGACGCTTTGAACAAATTCATCCTTTTTCCGATGGCAATGGCAGAATTGGCAGACTTCTGATGCAGGTTATGCTGCTGCGGGAAAATTTCCCGCCGGCGCTGATTTTGCAGGAAAAAAAACCTTTTTATATTAAATATCTTAATAAATTTCAAATGACGGGAAATTCCAGTTTATTGCAAGATTTTATTTCTGACGCCGTAATGTCAGGGTTTGATGTGTTAGAAAGAAAAAAATAA